GTCGAAGGTGAAGGGGTTGTCGGCCAGACTCCGGAAATTCTCCCCGGCGCCAGCTTCACCTATACCAGCGGCTCGGTATTTAAAACCCCGGTTGGCACCATGCAGGGCTATTACCAGCTGCAAAACCGCCAGGGTGAATATCTCAGGGCGGAGATCCCGGTTTTTCGTCTGGCCATGCCAAATATTCTCAACTAGTCGGCACGGAAAAAACACCATGGCAATCTATCTGGTAGGGGACATTCAGGGCTGTTTACAGGAGCTTAAAGCTTTGCTGGAGCAGGCCGAATTCCTCCCGGAGCAGGATCAGCTGTACCTGGCCGGCGACATTGTCGCCCGCGGCCCGCAGTCGCTTGAAACCCTGAGATTTTTAATCTCCCTCGGCGACAGTGCAAAAATGGTATTGGGCAACCACGACCTGCATTTACTCGCGGTCGCCGCCGGTATCAAAAAAGCCAACCCCATAGATCAGCTGGAGCAGATACTCCAGGCGCCGGATCTTGAGGCTTTGGTTTCCTGGCTGGCCCAGCAACCACTGCTGCGCCAACTGCCGGGGGAAGAAACCTATATCAGCCATGCCGGTTTATCGCCGCAATGGAGCATAGAAGACGCCGTCCGCCAGGCAGCATCCGCCAGTGAAAAATTAACAGGCCCCGACAGGGATCACTGGCTACAAGAAATGTACGGCAACAGCCCCAGCAACTGGCTCCAGGCCGGGACAGAAACGGAAAAATTCCGCTACACCATCAATGCCTTTACCCGCATGCGCTATTGCCGGAAAGATCTGTCGCTGGAATTCGGCTGCAAAGAAACGCCGCAGCATGCCCCCAAAGATATTTTTCCCTGGTATGAGGTGAACACCAACCTGGATTCCGTCAACTGGGTTTTCGGCCACTGGGCTTCCCTGATGGGCCAGTGCCCGCATAGCAATCTTTACGCCCTGGATACCGGCTGTGTCTGGGGTAACCATCTGACCCTGCTAAGGTGGCACGATAAGCAGCTATTTATCGAGCAATCCCACACCCGCATTTGCGAATAAAATCTACCATTTCAAAATGGAATCCTTGATTTGCTTGTTATAATGATTAATTATGACAAAATGCTGAATTACAGTAACAGCTCGCTGTTGATTCCTGTAACATATTAAAAATTCGAATAATGATAGCTAGGGCCTGTTTATCTTTGGAGGGGATGGAGATTTTTGAGCGGTTTTTGCACCTATCAAGGCAGGAAAATGGACGTGTAGTTGTTCTACAAGACATTTTTCTAACGCCGATAGGGGGAAAAACAGCCAAAAAGATCATCCACGGTCAAAGACAAACAGACCCTAATGCCATTTATTCTCTATTCTTAACTCAAAAGTTCAACTGGTGGTGTTTATGAATCTAACTGTGGCAATGAAAATCAAGGGTGGTTTTGCCATTATTACTTTACTCCTGGTTATAACCAGTATCATCTCATGGAACAGCCTCAATAAAATTCAGGACGCTACACTGGAAATGAGCGAATTAGCCGTTCCTACCCTGGCGGGCAGCGATCAACTCACCCTTGAATTAACCCAGATGGGTAACTTGACCCTCAAAGGCTATTATCAAAATGAACTCGCACCGTTAGCCGAAAATCAGCAGGCCTTTGAAAGCGCCAACACTAAGTTTTCCGCCGCACTGAAAAGATTAAAAGCCGTTGTGCAGGAAAAAAACCAGCTGATTGCCAACCTGCGCAAAGTCGACGATGTCTATAACAGCTTCAGCAGCAATGTCGGCAATGTTTTCCAGAGCCGCCAAATCAGCATAGAACAGGCAAGCGCCTTAGCCGACAAGGTCGACACCCTGGAAGAGAAAGCCGACGATGCCGCCACCGCCCTACTGGATCTGGCGGATCACGACCTGGCGGAAACCAGGCTGCAGCGTGCGGTTAGTTTAGCCGAACAAACAGAAACCTTACTGAACTCTATCGTCAGCTCCGCCTTTGAATACCGGGATATCCTGGACGTACAAACCTCCCAGCTTATCGAAAGGGAGTTAACCAACAGCTATGACGAACTGAGCCGCTCGGTTGATGATGTGCTCGCCGAATTAAGAAGCAACGGCGCATCCGATGTTGCCGACGACATCACAGATACAGTGAATGAAGTCAGTAACCTGATCAAGGGTGACAGCAGCATTTTCGTCAACAAGGAAGCCCAGCTTAACGCCATCGCCCGGGCCACAGAAATGCTGGCCTCTGCCGAAAGCAATATCGAAGCCGCCAGCAGCATTTTAGCCAAACAGGTATCCCTGGCCAACGAAACCAAAACCGCCACCGCAGAAATGGTGGACGAAGCGGTATCCGGCGGTAAAACCTCGACCATATTCTTCACCCTGGTGGCGGCCGTAATCGCCATAGGAACAGCCTTTTATATCCTGATCAGCATTACCCGTCCGTTATTCCGCGTCAACGAGATGCTTAATATCGTTGCCTCCGGCGACCTGTCCCGCAAACTGGACGACTCGGGCACAGATGAATTTGCCCAGCTGTCTAAAAACTGCAACAGCCTAATCGAAAGCCTGCGCAACCTGATCGAAAGTATCGTCAGCCGCTCGACCCAGCTGGCAGCAGCGGCGGAAGAAACCTCGGCGGTTACCGCACAAAGCACCACCGCCATCGAAGAGCAGCGCAACCAGGTGGAACAGGCAGCCACCGCCACCACGGAAATGAGCAGTACCTCGCAAAGCGTACTGTCCAGCGCCAACGACGCCCTGGGAGAAATCAAGCAGGCGGACGATGAAGCCGAACGGGTCAAAGGCATTTCAGCCAATAACCGTAAGACCATTGAATTGCTGGCCAACGAAGTGGAATCCGCTTCCCAGGTGATCAACAAGCTGCAGCAGGACAGCGCCTCTATCGGCGGTATTCTTGATGTCATCCGCGGCATTGCCGAGCAAACCAACTTACTGGCCCTTAACGCCGCCATCGAGGCCGCCCGCGCCGGCGAACAGGGCCGCGGTTTCGCGGTGGTTGCCGACGAAGTCAGGACCCTGGCCAGCCGGACCCAGGAATCCACCCAGGAAATCCATAATATGATCGAAGTGCTGCAAAGCGGCGCCGAGAAAGCGGTAGCGGTAATGGATACGGGCAAGTCCCAGGCGGCCAACTGTGTCGAGCAAAGCGAGCTGGCAGACAAG
This genomic window from Thalassomonas viridans contains:
- a CDS encoding methyl-accepting chemotaxis protein, translating into MNLTVAMKIKGGFAIITLLLVITSIISWNSLNKIQDATLEMSELAVPTLAGSDQLTLELTQMGNLTLKGYYQNELAPLAENQQAFESANTKFSAALKRLKAVVQEKNQLIANLRKVDDVYNSFSSNVGNVFQSRQISIEQASALADKVDTLEEKADDAATALLDLADHDLAETRLQRAVSLAEQTETLLNSIVSSAFEYRDILDVQTSQLIERELTNSYDELSRSVDDVLAELRSNGASDVADDITDTVNEVSNLIKGDSSIFVNKEAQLNAIARATEMLASAESNIEAASSILAKQVSLANETKTATAEMVDEAVSGGKTSTIFFTLVAAVIAIGTAFYILISITRPLFRVNEMLNIVASGDLSRKLDDSGTDEFAQLSKNCNSLIESLRNLIESIVSRSTQLAAAAEETSAVTAQSTTAIEEQRNQVEQAATATTEMSSTSQSVLSSANDALGEIKQADDEAERVKGISANNRKTIELLANEVESASQVINKLQQDSASIGGILDVIRGIAEQTNLLALNAAIEAARAGEQGRGFAVVADEVRTLASRTQESTQEIHNMIEVLQSGAEKAVAVMDTGKSQAANCVEQSELADKALETITHAVHEAYDRSSQIATAAEEQSVVAHEISENLESIVAIAEQTTAGSQQTASSSGEVARLAEELQQSVQEFKL
- a CDS encoding symmetrical bis(5'-nucleosyl)-tetraphosphatase, which gives rise to MAIYLVGDIQGCLQELKALLEQAEFLPEQDQLYLAGDIVARGPQSLETLRFLISLGDSAKMVLGNHDLHLLAVAAGIKKANPIDQLEQILQAPDLEALVSWLAQQPLLRQLPGEETYISHAGLSPQWSIEDAVRQAASASEKLTGPDRDHWLQEMYGNSPSNWLQAGTETEKFRYTINAFTRMRYCRKDLSLEFGCKETPQHAPKDIFPWYEVNTNLDSVNWVFGHWASLMGQCPHSNLYALDTGCVWGNHLTLLRWHDKQLFIEQSHTRICE